In a genomic window of Candidatus Competibacteraceae bacterium:
- a CDS encoding branched-chain amino acid ABC transporter permease: MKSAYIESRDWLAAQRWLLPVLILLGFGLAFAIPEYNLFNKYVQLVMMYVGINIILAVSLNLVNGYMGEFSLAHAGFMAVGAYTAALLSMKVLPVAAYPALFPLTILAGGLAAAVFGLIVAVPSFKTRGDYLALITLAFLMIVKSLIENIDAIGGPRGIPGIRRLTTLPWVFFWVVVTVWAIRNFVYSKYGRGVLAVREDEIASDLMSVDTRRVKFLAFTVSSFFAGIAGGLFAHLLQFISPRVFDIIKTTDILIMVYLGGIASIGGSILGATVYTVLLELLRPSTMASLLGWLPAIVFDPLNEYFIRHLGVWRMVVMPLALVLVMIFAPRGIMGLRELRWLVPKRDSDAHQRGAENENEHDIARGQ, from the coding sequence ATGAAAAGCGCCTATATCGAAAGCCGGGACTGGCTGGCGGCGCAACGCTGGCTGTTGCCGGTCTTGATCCTGCTCGGTTTCGGGCTGGCCTTCGCGATTCCCGAATACAATCTTTTCAATAAGTACGTCCAGTTGGTGATGATGTATGTGGGCATCAACATCATTCTGGCGGTGAGTTTGAATTTGGTGAACGGCTACATGGGCGAGTTTTCGTTGGCCCATGCCGGCTTCATGGCGGTCGGCGCCTACACCGCGGCCTTGCTGTCCATGAAGGTGCTGCCGGTGGCGGCCTACCCGGCGCTGTTTCCGCTGACGATACTGGCCGGGGGTTTGGCGGCCGCCGTGTTCGGGCTGATCGTGGCGGTGCCCTCCTTCAAGACCCGGGGCGATTATCTGGCGCTGATCACGCTGGCTTTTCTGATGATCGTCAAATCGCTCATTGAAAATATCGATGCCATCGGCGGGCCGCGCGGCATCCCCGGCATCCGCAGGCTAACCACCTTGCCCTGGGTGTTTTTCTGGGTGGTGGTCACCGTCTGGGCGATCCGTAATTTCGTCTATTCCAAATACGGGCGTGGGGTGCTGGCGGTACGGGAGGACGAGATCGCCAGCGACTTGATGAGCGTCGACACCCGGCGGGTGAAGTTCCTGGCGTTTACCGTCTCCTCGTTTTTCGCGGGGATCGCCGGCGGGTTGTTCGCCCATTTGCTGCAATTCATCAGCCCCCGCGTGTTCGACATCATCAAGACCACCGACATCCTGATCATGGTCTACTTGGGCGGAATCGCCTCGATCGGTGGTTCGATTCTGGGCGCCACCGTCTACACTGTCTTGCTGGAGCTGTTACGGCCCTCCACGATGGCGAGTTTGCTGGGCTGGTTGCCCGCGATCGTATTCGATCCGCTGAACGAGTATTTCATCCGCCATCTCGGCGTATGGCGGATGGTGGTCATGCCGCTAGCGCTGGTGCTGGTAATGATCTTCGCGCCGCGCGGCATCATGGGGTTGCGGGAGTTGCGCTGGTTGGTGCCCAAGCGGGATTCGGACGCGCACCAGCGCGGCGCCGAGAACGAGAACGAACATGACATTGCTCGCGGCCAGTAA
- a CDS encoding recombination-associated protein RdgC — MWFRNLTLFRLTEPFNPRIETMAARLGPFAFQPCPSYQPSSAGWVPPLGRKAVDLVHVVAGKTLLCLRIEEKVLPASALNQAVAERVAAIEDQQGRTARRREKQELRDALLQELLPRALTRSRHGYLYLDLAGGWLVVDSASPRGVEEITGLLRKSLDSLPIAPPKVQRSTAAVMTAWLAEGRAPAGFSLGDSCELREMQEAGGVVRCRGQDLTGDEISAHLAAGKQVVKLGLVWNGRIAFMLDEALIVRRLRFLEVVRESLRADKADSPEAVFDAEFALMTGELALLLPQLLEAFGGEA; from the coding sequence ATGTGGTTTAGAAACCTGACACTTTTTAGGTTAACCGAGCCCTTTAACCCCAGGATCGAAACGATGGCGGCGCGGTTGGGGCCTTTCGCTTTTCAGCCTTGTCCCAGCTATCAACCCAGCAGCGCCGGTTGGGTCCCACCGCTGGGACGAAAAGCGGTCGATCTGGTTCATGTCGTGGCTGGCAAGACGTTGTTATGCTTGCGTATTGAAGAAAAGGTGCTGCCGGCGAGCGCGCTCAATCAGGCGGTGGCGGAGCGAGTCGCGGCGATTGAAGACCAGCAGGGGCGAACGGCGCGACGGCGGGAAAAGCAAGAGTTGCGCGATGCACTCCTGCAAGAACTGTTGCCGCGGGCGCTGACCCGCAGCCGGCACGGTTATCTTTATTTGGATCTCGCGGGAGGGTGGTTGGTGGTGGATAGCGCCAGCCCGCGCGGGGTGGAAGAAATCACCGGATTGTTGCGTAAGAGCCTGGATAGCCTGCCGATTGCGCCACCTAAGGTCCAGCGCTCGACCGCGGCGGTCATGACGGCGTGGCTGGCCGAGGGGCGAGCGCCGGCGGGCTTCAGTTTGGGGGATAGTTGCGAATTGCGCGAAATGCAAGAAGCCGGCGGCGTGGTCCGTTGCCGGGGACAGGATTTGACCGGGGATGAAATCAGCGCGCACCTTGCGGCGGGCAAGCAAGTGGTGAAGCTGGGCTTGGTTTGGAACGGGCGAATAGCTTTTATGCTGGATGAAGCGCTCATCGTGCGGCGGCTGCGCTTCCTCGAAGTGGTTCGAGAATCGTTGCGAGCCGATAAAGCCGATTCGCCAGAGGCCGTGTTCGACGCTGAGTTCGCCTTGATGACTGGCGAGCTGGCGCTGTTGCTGCCACAGCTACTGGAGGCATTCGGCGGTGAAGCATAG
- a CDS encoding ABC transporter ATP-binding protein, translating into MNGETVEQASKLLDVRDLVVSYDGIKALQGVSFWVKKGEIVTLIGANGAGKTSILRAVSGLVNYSGRISFEGQDLKRVPAHRIVGLGIAQVPEGRGIFGNLSVLENLRLATWQRTDKSDIEADYDRVFQTFPRLKERQHQAGGTLSGGEQQMLAVGRALMSRGRLVLLDEPSMGLSPRLVQDIFRIIEAINRAGTTILLVEQNANMALRIASRAYVLETGSVILAGTGRELLGDERVKEAYLGA; encoded by the coding sequence ATGAACGGCGAAACGGTCGAGCAGGCAAGCAAGCTGTTGGACGTCCGCGATCTGGTGGTGAGCTACGATGGGATCAAGGCCCTGCAAGGCGTTTCATTTTGGGTTAAGAAAGGCGAGATCGTCACCTTGATCGGCGCGAACGGCGCGGGCAAGACTTCCATTCTGCGAGCTGTTTCGGGCCTGGTGAATTATAGCGGCAGGATTTCGTTCGAAGGCCAAGACTTAAAGCGCGTTCCCGCGCACCGAATCGTCGGTTTGGGCATCGCCCAAGTACCGGAAGGCAGGGGAATCTTTGGCAACTTGAGCGTTTTGGAGAACTTGCGGCTGGCAACTTGGCAGCGCACGGATAAAAGCGACATCGAAGCCGATTACGACCGGGTTTTTCAAACCTTCCCTCGGCTCAAGGAGCGCCAGCATCAGGCGGGTGGAACCTTGTCCGGCGGCGAACAGCAAATGCTGGCCGTGGGCCGGGCGCTGATGAGCCGGGGGCGCCTGGTGCTGCTGGATGAGCCTTCCATGGGTTTGTCGCCGCGCTTGGTCCAGGACATCTTCCGAATCATTGAAGCCATCAATCGGGCCGGCACCACTATCCTGTTGGTGGAACAAAACGCCAACATGGCGTTGCGCATTGCGTCCCGCGCCTACGTGCTGGAGACCGGTTCCGTTATACTGGCTGGTACGGGTCGGGAATTATTGGGAGACGAACGGGTCAAGGAAGCGTATTTAGGCGCTTAA
- the mnmA gene encoding tRNA 2-thiouridine(34) synthase MnmA: MPTSRIVVGLSGGVDSSVAALLLVEQGFEVHGVFMKNWEDSYETGYCSAAEDLEDARSVCETLGIPLHQVNFTADYQERVFSYFLTEYRSGRTPNPDTLCNTEIKFKAFLDHARRLGADRIATGHYARNPLRDGRRPLLKGRDPGKDQSYFLYGLNQTQLASALFPVGELSKQEVRARAAAAGFVTHAKKDSTGICFIGERPFRNFLSRYLPAQPGPIRSIAGEWLGEHGGLGFHTIGQRQGLGIGGRRNGSGEPWYVADKDLAQNTLLVAQGRDHPALFHRRLRASQPHWIAGVAPEAPLPCQAKIRYRQADQPCCLEAVDDSGLRVRFERPQRAITPGQAVVFYRGDECLGGGIIDSAYD, translated from the coding sequence ATGCCCACCTCCCGAATTGTCGTCGGTCTGTCCGGCGGCGTGGATTCTTCGGTCGCCGCGCTGCTGTTGGTCGAACAGGGTTTTGAGGTGCATGGCGTGTTCATGAAGAACTGGGAAGACAGCTACGAAACCGGTTATTGCAGCGCGGCCGAAGACCTGGAAGACGCCCGCTCGGTCTGCGAAACCCTCGGAATCCCCCTGCATCAGGTCAATTTCACGGCGGACTATCAGGAGCGGGTGTTCAGTTATTTTCTGACCGAATATCGCAGCGGCCGCACTCCGAATCCCGACACGCTGTGCAACACGGAGATCAAATTCAAAGCGTTCCTCGATCATGCCCGGCGCTTGGGCGCCGACCGGATCGCCACCGGTCATTACGCGCGCAACCCGCTTCGGGACGGTCGCCGCCCCCTGCTCAAAGGCCGCGACCCCGGCAAGGACCAGAGCTATTTCTTATACGGCCTCAACCAAACGCAATTGGCCAGCGCGTTGTTTCCCGTCGGCGAGCTGTCCAAGCAGGAGGTCAGGGCGCGCGCGGCCGCAGCCGGTTTCGTCACTCACGCCAAAAAAGACAGCACCGGTATTTGCTTCATCGGCGAGCGTCCGTTTCGGAATTTTCTGAGCCGTTATCTGCCCGCGCAACCGGGACCGATCCGCTCGATCGCCGGCGAGTGGCTCGGCGAACACGGCGGCCTGGGGTTTCACACCATCGGCCAGCGGCAAGGACTCGGTATCGGCGGCCGGCGGAACGGCAGCGGCGAGCCGTGGTACGTCGCCGACAAGGATCTGGCGCAAAACACCTTGCTCGTCGCGCAAGGCCGCGACCATCCCGCACTGTTCCACCGCCGGCTGCGCGCCTCCCAACCGCACTGGATCGCCGGCGTTGCCCCGGAAGCGCCGCTACCGTGCCAGGCCAAGATTCGCTATCGCCAAGCCGACCAACCGTGTTGCCTGGAAGCCGTCGACGACAGCGGACTACGGGTTCGTTTCGAGCGCCCGCAGCGGGCCATCACCCCCGGCCAAGCGGTGGTCTTTTATCGGGGGGATGAATGCCTGGGCGGCGGCATTATCGATAGCGCCTACGATTAA
- a CDS encoding ABC transporter substrate-binding protein produces MRKVLSVLLPLFLCSFGLTAWGAEKSLKLGVIAELTGDMPAVGASCKNAAEMAVKEINAAGGVQVGKQKIKVDLVVEDNAGKADQSAAAAQKLITQDEVLAIVGPNASRYAIPASEIAESSETVLITPWSTNPKTTLDANTNQPKKYVFRACFIDPFQGGVLAKFALEKLKAKNAAVLYDVASDYNKGIAEVFKANYEKLGGKIVAFETYTTNDKDFSAQLTKIKDAKPDVIFLPNYYSEVPLQVQQAQRLGITAPFIGSDSWGSNELLTLGGSALNGYYFSTHYAADNAAPVAKKFIEDYEKAYGAKPDDVAALTYDAFGLLFGSIKSAGKADRESIRAALSVLPSYKGVTGDMKFKADSRDPIKSAVILQIKDGKFTYFTNANP; encoded by the coding sequence ATGCGTAAAGTGCTGTCTGTATTGTTGCCCTTATTTTTGTGCTCTTTCGGGCTCACGGCCTGGGGGGCCGAGAAAAGCTTGAAGTTGGGCGTCATCGCCGAATTGACCGGCGACATGCCCGCCGTGGGGGCATCCTGCAAGAACGCCGCCGAAATGGCGGTGAAGGAAATCAACGCCGCCGGTGGCGTGCAGGTCGGCAAGCAGAAAATAAAGGTGGATCTGGTGGTGGAGGACAACGCCGGCAAGGCCGATCAATCCGCCGCCGCCGCTCAGAAGCTCATCACCCAAGACGAGGTGCTGGCCATCGTCGGCCCCAACGCCAGCCGCTACGCAATTCCCGCCTCGGAAATCGCCGAAAGCTCCGAAACGGTGCTGATTACCCCTTGGTCCACCAATCCCAAGACCACGCTGGACGCCAACACCAACCAACCCAAGAAATATGTGTTTCGGGCCTGCTTCATCGACCCCTTCCAGGGCGGGGTACTCGCGAAGTTCGCGCTGGAAAAGCTGAAGGCCAAGAATGCGGCGGTGTTGTATGACGTGGCCTCCGACTACAACAAGGGCATTGCCGAAGTATTCAAGGCGAACTATGAAAAGCTGGGCGGCAAGATCGTCGCGTTCGAGACCTACACCACCAACGACAAGGATTTTTCGGCGCAGTTGACCAAGATCAAGGACGCCAAGCCCGACGTGATCTTCCTGCCGAACTACTACAGCGAAGTTCCCTTGCAAGTTCAGCAGGCGCAGCGGCTAGGAATCACCGCGCCCTTCATCGGCAGCGATTCCTGGGGCAGCAACGAGCTGTTGACCTTGGGCGGTTCGGCGCTGAATGGCTATTACTTCAGCACTCATTACGCCGCCGACAACGCCGCGCCGGTCGCCAAGAAATTCATCGAGGATTACGAGAAAGCGTACGGCGCGAAGCCGGACGATGTGGCGGCTCTGACCTACGACGCTTTCGGCTTGCTGTTCGGGTCCATCAAAAGCGCCGGCAAGGCCGACCGCGAGTCGATCCGCGCCGCGTTGTCCGTTCTGCCCAGTTACAAGGGCGTGACCGGCGATATGAAATTCAAGGCTGATTCCCGCGATCCGATCAAGAGCGCGGTCATCTTGCAGATCAAGGATGGCAAGTTCACCTACTTTACTAACGCCAATCCCTGA
- a CDS encoding ABC transporter ATP-binding protein produces the protein MTLLAASKVKHYFGGLCAVSDFDLALQAGELVGVIGPNGAGKTTIFNLITGVYRATEGSIRFKGMELVGKTPHQITALRIGRTFQNIRLFRDLSVLDNVRIAHYAQADYSPLEALLQIGRYSREERRIIENSRRLLAIFHLEAMAGETAKNLPYGLQRRLEIARALAIGPELLLLDEPAAGMNPNEIDRLMEFILWIRKEFKLTILLIEHQMKLVMGICERLKVLDFGQTIADGTPEQIQNHPKVLEAYLGEGPVG, from the coding sequence ATGACATTGCTCGCGGCCAGTAAGGTCAAACATTACTTCGGCGGTCTGTGCGCGGTCTCCGACTTCGATCTGGCTCTCCAGGCGGGCGAGCTGGTGGGCGTCATCGGACCCAACGGCGCGGGCAAGACCACGATCTTCAACCTGATCACCGGCGTCTATCGGGCAACCGAGGGCAGCATCCGGTTCAAGGGGATGGAGCTGGTGGGCAAGACCCCCCATCAGATCACCGCGTTGCGGATCGGCCGCACTTTCCAGAATATCCGGCTGTTTCGGGATTTGTCGGTGCTGGATAACGTGCGGATCGCCCATTACGCTCAAGCCGATTACAGCCCGCTGGAAGCGTTATTGCAGATCGGCCGTTACTCGCGCGAGGAGCGGCGCATCATCGAAAATTCCCGACGGCTGCTAGCGATTTTTCACTTGGAGGCGATGGCCGGCGAGACCGCCAAGAATTTGCCCTACGGCTTGCAGCGGCGTCTGGAGATCGCCCGCGCGCTGGCCATCGGACCGGAGCTATTGCTGCTGGACGAGCCGGCGGCGGGGATGAACCCTAATGAAATCGACCGGCTGATGGAGTTCATTCTGTGGATTCGCAAGGAATTCAAGCTGACCATTCTGCTGATCGAGCACCAGATGAAACTGGTGATGGGCATTTGCGAGCGCCTCAAGGTCTTGGATTTCGGCCAGACCATCGCCGATGGAACGCCGGAGCAAATTCAGAACCATCCCAAGGTGCTGGAAGCTTATCTGGGGGAGGGACCGGTGGGATGA
- the relA gene encoding GTP diphosphokinase, translating into MVSSRQTALAGADFDTWLDTLQVRWSATQIETVRSAYALSGEPDLAVADLLADLGVDHEVVAAALLHEAVAAGRLKRERLQDAFGLAITRLVESISKLDTIGELHQNSPHAGRQLESLRKMLLAMAQDVRVVLVKLAMRLYTLRQLGRSPAEERRRIAQETLDIFTPLANRLGIGRIKWEMEDLALRYLDPTVYKQIAAALDERRADRERYIARVMEELRDFMRRAGIRAEVSGRVKHIYSIWRKMQRKKLSFEQIFDVRAVRVMVETVNDCYATLGVVHAHWNHIHQEFDDYIVRPKPNGYQSLHTAVAGPEGRPVEVQIRTHDMHQNAELGIAAHWRYKEGEVSPGQMAEQQIAWLRQILESRDEDADEGDLLERFKAEAFQDRVYAITPKGAIIELAQGATPLDFAYHIHTEIGHRCRGAKVNGRIVPLGYELKNGEQVEVLTAKTGGPSRDWLSPHLGYVKTNRAKAKIRQWLFQQDQDKTVATGRIALEHEFQRLGIKQLKLEKVADRLGFSKPEELFAAIGHGAVSTAQVIVRIQDLLPPPAAPKEDPIFTRKAKAHAVSKDSVRIRGIGHLLTQMAQCCQPAPFEPIAGYTTQGRGVTIHRQDCTNFLGLAAQHHERVIEVSWGETPATYPVDIMIVAHDRAGLLRDITSILANDQVNVLGANTLTDKGTTMARMGLTLEITDVVQLSRVLDKIAQLPNIVDAYRKN; encoded by the coding sequence ATGGTCAGTTCCAGGCAGACCGCGCTGGCCGGCGCGGATTTCGATACTTGGCTGGATACGCTGCAAGTCCGGTGGTCGGCCACTCAAATCGAAACCGTCCGAAGCGCTTATGCGCTGAGCGGCGAGCCGGATTTGGCGGTCGCCGATCTATTGGCTGATTTGGGCGTGGATCACGAAGTGGTCGCCGCCGCGTTGCTGCACGAAGCAGTGGCGGCCGGACGCCTCAAGCGCGAGCGGCTCCAGGACGCCTTCGGCCTCGCCATCACCCGCCTGGTGGAAAGCATCAGCAAGCTCGACACCATCGGCGAACTGCACCAGAACAGCCCGCACGCCGGCCGCCAGTTGGAGAGCTTGCGCAAGATGCTGCTGGCGATGGCGCAGGATGTGCGGGTCGTGCTCGTCAAGCTGGCGATGCGCCTGTACACCCTGCGCCAGCTCGGCCGGTCGCCCGCGGAGGAGCGCCGGCGCATCGCCCAGGAAACGCTCGACATCTTTACTCCACTCGCCAACCGCTTGGGCATCGGCCGTATCAAGTGGGAAATGGAAGATCTGGCCCTGCGCTACCTGGACCCGACGGTTTACAAGCAGATCGCTGCCGCGCTCGACGAACGCCGCGCCGACCGGGAGCGCTACATCGCGCGAGTCATGGAGGAACTGCGTGATTTTATGCGGCGGGCCGGCATCCGCGCCGAGGTCAGCGGCCGGGTCAAGCATATCTACAGCATCTGGCGGAAGATGCAGCGCAAGAAATTATCCTTCGAACAGATCTTCGACGTGCGGGCAGTGCGGGTGATGGTGGAGACGGTCAACGATTGTTACGCCACGCTCGGGGTGGTTCACGCCCATTGGAACCATATTCATCAGGAGTTCGATGATTACATCGTCCGTCCCAAGCCCAACGGCTATCAATCGCTGCATACGGCGGTCGCCGGGCCCGAAGGTCGTCCGGTGGAGGTGCAAATCCGAACTCATGACATGCACCAAAATGCCGAACTGGGAATAGCGGCTCATTGGCGTTATAAAGAGGGCGAGGTGAGCCCCGGCCAGATGGCCGAACAGCAGATTGCTTGGTTGCGCCAGATCCTGGAGTCGCGGGATGAGGATGCCGACGAGGGCGATCTGCTGGAACGCTTCAAAGCCGAGGCGTTTCAGGACCGGGTTTATGCCATCACCCCCAAGGGCGCCATCATCGAATTGGCGCAGGGCGCCACCCCGCTGGATTTCGCCTATCACATTCATACCGAAATCGGCCACCGCTGCCGGGGCGCCAAGGTCAACGGCCGGATCGTGCCGCTGGGCTACGAGCTCAAGAACGGCGAACAGGTGGAGGTATTGACGGCCAAAACCGGCGGTCCCAGTCGCGATTGGCTCAGCCCCCATCTGGGCTACGTCAAAACCAATCGGGCCAAGGCCAAAATCCGCCAATGGCTGTTCCAGCAGGATCAGGACAAGACGGTCGCCACCGGGCGCATCGCGTTGGAACATGAGTTTCAGCGGCTGGGGATCAAGCAGCTCAAACTGGAAAAAGTGGCCGACCGGCTCGGTTTTTCCAAACCGGAGGAATTGTTCGCGGCCATCGGCCACGGCGCCGTCAGCACCGCCCAGGTGATCGTCAGGATTCAGGATTTGTTGCCGCCGCCCGCCGCGCCCAAGGAAGACCCGATTTTCACCCGCAAGGCCAAAGCTCACGCTGTCAGCAAGGACAGCGTGCGGATTCGCGGCATCGGCCATCTGTTGACCCAGATGGCGCAATGCTGCCAGCCGGCGCCGTTCGAACCCATAGCCGGCTACACCACCCAGGGGCGGGGGGTGACCATCCACCGTCAGGATTGCACCAACTTTCTCGGGTTGGCCGCCCAGCATCACGAGCGCGTGATCGAAGTGAGTTGGGGCGAGACGCCGGCCACCTATCCGGTGGACATCATGATCGTCGCCCACGACCGTGCGGGGCTGTTGCGCGACATTACCTCGATCCTGGCCAACGATCAGGTCAACGTGCTGGGAGCGAATACCCTCACCGATAAGGGAACCACCATGGCTCGCATGGGGCTGACCCTGGAAATCACCGATGTGGTGCAATTGAGCCGGGTGCTCGACAAGATCGCCCAACTGCCCAACATCGTGGACGCGTATCGCAAGAATTAA
- a CDS encoding branched-chain amino acid ABC transporter permease yields MVYWLQQTLNALQLGSIYALIALGYTMVYGILTMINFAHGDVFMVGAFFCFLAAVYLGLPFAPTLLLTMLGTALLGVLIERLAYKPLRHAPRVSAIITALGVGIFLENFTLALAPYPKHIPPLLENTNWDLGGVSLSSLQVIIIFLSLGLMFLLDYVVHRTSVGMAMRAISWDKTFVPLMGVPVNLIVSITFAIGAGLAGAAGTMYGLAYPVIDPYMGIMVGWKAFISAVVGGIGNIRGAMIGAFILGGVEIMVAAFLPSTYRDFVAFALLLVLLVVRPYGILGSPRIQKV; encoded by the coding sequence ATCGTCTACTGGTTGCAGCAAACGCTGAACGCCCTGCAACTGGGCAGTATCTATGCGTTGATCGCTCTGGGCTACACCATGGTCTACGGCATTCTGACCATGATCAATTTCGCTCACGGCGACGTGTTCATGGTGGGGGCTTTTTTTTGCTTCCTGGCGGCGGTTTATCTAGGGCTGCCGTTCGCGCCGACCTTGCTGCTGACCATGCTCGGCACGGCGTTGCTGGGGGTTTTGATCGAACGGCTGGCCTACAAACCCCTGCGCCATGCGCCGCGCGTGTCGGCCATCATCACCGCGCTGGGCGTAGGTATCTTTTTGGAAAATTTTACCCTGGCCTTGGCGCCCTATCCCAAGCACATTCCTCCGCTTTTAGAGAATACCAACTGGGATTTGGGTGGGGTGTCTCTGTCTTCGTTGCAGGTGATCATCATTTTCCTGTCGCTGGGCCTGATGTTCCTGCTGGATTATGTGGTGCATCGCACGTCGGTGGGCATGGCGATGCGGGCGATTTCCTGGGATAAGACCTTCGTGCCGCTGATGGGCGTACCGGTGAACCTGATCGTTTCCATCACCTTCGCCATCGGCGCCGGATTGGCCGGGGCGGCCGGCACCATGTACGGCCTCGCCTACCCGGTGATCGACCCCTACATGGGGATCATGGTCGGTTGGAAAGCCTTCATCTCGGCGGTGGTCGGCGGGATCGGCAACATTCGGGGCGCGATGATCGGCGCTTTCATCCTGGGCGGCGTCGAGATCATGGTGGCGGCGTTCCTGCCGTCCACCTACCGGGACTTTGTGGCCTTCGCCCTGTTGCTGGTGTTGCTGGTGGTCAGACCCTACGGCATTTTGGGTTCGCCTCGGATACAAAAAGTATGA
- a CDS encoding phasin family protein — MLNNELTQQYQSFLNPVIKANKLSAANLEALVNFQMNALQSYIDLAMSRMKAAADISDPDSLQAFLTGQAEAIGGLQQKFMDDSKALADLTSRFKAEFDKLVQESLPGRK, encoded by the coding sequence ATGCTGAACAACGAACTGACCCAACAGTATCAGAGCTTCCTGAACCCGGTCATCAAGGCCAACAAACTGTCCGCCGCCAACCTGGAAGCCTTGGTCAATTTCCAGATGAACGCGCTACAGTCCTATATCGATCTGGCGATGAGCCGGATGAAGGCCGCCGCCGACATCAGCGATCCCGATAGCTTGCAGGCGTTCTTGACCGGCCAAGCGGAAGCGATCGGCGGCTTGCAACAGAAATTCATGGACGACAGCAAAGCGCTGGCCGATCTGACTTCGCGCTTCAAGGCGGAATTCGACAAGCTGGTGCAGGAAAGCCTGCCCGGCCGTAAGTAA
- the hflD gene encoding high frequency lysogenization protein HflD, which yields MPQTDHDRAIALAGVLQAAELVREIARRGQANSEDSEACLESLLKIDAASSSDVYGGLQRLRSGLRLLEQQLGNPRDMELTRYAVALLGLERKLARRTDLLKAIGAGLEEVMQNLAHFPLNHSNTVARFADLYLKNISTLSPRIMVNGDPVHLNNSENANRIRALLLAGIRAATLWRQSGGGRLTLLLRRNPLLRETRMLLARLD from the coding sequence ATGCCTCAAACCGATCACGACCGCGCCATCGCCCTCGCCGGCGTGTTGCAAGCCGCCGAACTGGTCCGCGAGATCGCCCGTCGCGGCCAGGCCAATTCCGAGGATAGCGAGGCGTGCCTGGAGAGCCTGCTCAAGATCGACGCCGCCAGCAGCAGCGACGTCTACGGCGGATTGCAGCGGCTGCGTTCCGGCCTGCGCCTGCTGGAACAACAGCTCGGCAACCCCCGAGACATGGAGCTGACCCGCTATGCCGTCGCCTTGTTGGGCCTGGAACGCAAGCTGGCGCGACGCACGGACCTTCTGAAGGCCATCGGCGCCGGCCTGGAGGAAGTCATGCAGAATCTGGCCCATTTCCCGCTCAATCACAGCAATACCGTGGCCCGCTTCGCCGATCTGTACCTGAAGAATATCAGCACCTTGTCACCTCGGATCATGGTCAATGGCGATCCGGTGCACCTCAATAATTCCGAAAACGCCAACCGAATTCGCGCGCTGCTGTTGGCGGGCATCCGCGCGGCCACCTTGTGGCGACAAAGCGGCGGCGGCCGGCTGACTTTGTTGCTGCGGCGCAATCCGTTGTTGCGGGAAACCCGGATGCTGCTGGCTCGTCTGGACTGA